In Halanaerobium praevalens DSM 2228, the DNA window TAATAAAAGATTATCACTCAGAGCAGTAATTTCACGGTAACCCATTTCTTGTAATTTAGATGTCATTTTTATTTGAGCCGGAATTAAAGCTGCTAAATTATATTTAGCTCCATTTAAATCTTCAATTGAATTACAAAGATACATTAAACCACCACATTCAGCATAAATTGGGAGACCAGCTTTAGCTTTTGCTTTTAAACTTGCTTGAAAGCTTTTGTTAGCCTCCAGTTCTGCTAAAAAACTTTCTGGAAAACCTCCTCCTAGATAAAAGGCATCAACTTCAGGTAATTGAACATCATTGAGTGGACTCACCTCAATAATTTCTACTCCTAATTCTTGCAATAAATCAAGGTTAGCTTGATAATAAAAATTAAAGGCTTGATCAAAGGCAACAGCAACTTTAATTTTATTTTTGCTAATATCTTTTTTGAAATCGCTTTTAAATAAATCTACAAAAGGCTTGAATTGAGTTCCAGTTTTAAATTCTGGATTTTTTTCTACTGCAGCTATTTCTAATAGGGCTTCTAAATCTAAATATTTTTCTATAATTTGAATTAATTTTTCTAAATAATTTTCTAATTCTTTACTTTCAGCTACTGGAACCAGACCTAAGTGGCGTTCAGGTAATTTTAGTTCTTGATTTTTAGGTAAATAGCCTAAAACTTTTAATTCAGGCATTTTAGCTTTAATAGCATCTCTTAAAAGTTGATAATGATGCTGACTGCTTACATTATTAATAATAACAGCTTTTAGCTTTAAGTCTGGATCATAATGTTTGTAACCATAAACTTCTGCTGCTGCACTTTGAGCTATTTTTCGAGCATCAATAATTAAAACAACTGGTGCTTTAACTGTTTTAGCTATTTCAGCTGAACTGCTGACTGAATCCTTACCTTTACCATCAAATAAGCCCATAACCCCTTCAATAATTGAAATATCAGCTTGAGCACTAAGTTTTGAAAATATTTGCTGGACTCCAGCAGTACCCAAAAAATAGCTATCTAAATTATAAGAATTCTGACTACAAATTAAAGTATGAAAACCTGGATCTATATAATCAGGCCCAACTTTAAAAGGCTGGACTTGCAGTCCTCTCTTTTTAAGAGCAGCCATTAGGCCTAAAGCTATTGTAGTTTTGCCAACACCACTTCTAGTACCAGCAATAAGTAATTTTTTATTCACTTTCAATTTCCTCCTCTACAGCTGCCAGAGTAATACCTGAGTATTTTGTTTTATCGATTATTAATTGGCCAGATTTAGAAGCTAAAATAGCCGCTGGCGCTGCAGCAGCTGAGACTCCAATTGTTTTTTTAACAAAATCTGATTTTGCTATTTCTAAATCTGCTTCTATCTTTTTAATTTCAGATCGCTCAATTATTTTTAATGGCCAATTATATTTAGCAGCTAATTTTACAATTCCTCTTTCATCTTTTTTTAAATCAATAGTAGCTAGACCTTTAATACTAGCTTGAGCTAAATTATTTTGGGCTAAAAATTGCTTTAATGCTTGCTCAAGTTTTTTGAAAGGAGTATTTTTTCTACAGCCAAGACCAATAATCAAATTTTTAGGAAAAAGTTGAATCTGGTTTGCTCCTAATTTAAATTTTTGATTAGCAACCACTACCTTAAAAACATTGGCTTCAGCTGAATTATCAAATTCTGACATAGGATATTTTTTTAGATTATCATCTGCTGGTAACTTGAATTTATAATTACTAAAAATATGAAGCTCTTGTTTAAATAATAAAGCAGAATTTGCTTTTTTCAAACGTTTAAAAGGCTTTATTTCACAATTTAAACGCTGAGCTAAAAGATCAATAGCTAGCTTGTTATTACAATCTGTAGCTGTTGTAATCACTGGCCTAGCTCCTAAAATTTTGGCAATTTCTAGTGTAAGCTCGTTTGCTCTACCCAAATGTCCTGATAAAGTACTAATTACATTTTGACCCTGATCATCAATAGTGATAATCGCAGGATCAGTCTTTTTACTTTCTAAAAGCTCAGCTATAATACGAATTACAATACCTAAGGCCATTATAAAAATTAAAGCATCATAGTCTTTAAAAATCTTAGTCACTATTTTTCTTAAAGAGCTAAAAGTTTTAAATTGATTCTTAGTTTTAGCTCCAACTAATCTTTCTGAGCAAAACAAATCTAAATTTGGATTTTCCTGTTTTAACTTTAAAGCATTTTTTTTGGCTGCTGGTGTTAAGACTAAAACTGCTATTTTTGCTTTTTCAAACACTATCTCACCTCAAATCAAATCAATCTATTATATATTCTATCAAATTATCAACAGTATTAAAAACTTTGGGATAATCAATTTTTGGTCTTTCGATTAAAATAACTGTTAAACCAAGTGCAGCTGCAGCTTCAATTTTAGTTTTTAAACCACCTGTTTTTCCACTTGCCTTAGTTATAATAACATCTGCTTGGTACTCTTTAAACATTGCCTGGTTAAATTCTTTGCTAAAAGGACCCTTAGCTGCTACCAAATTAGCAGGAGATATACCAGCAGCTAAAATCTTTTTAATAAAAGCTGGAAAAGCCATTATCCTCAAAAATAGTCGCTGCTTATAATTAGTAATCTCATTTATAAAAATATTTATATTTTTAGAGCCTGTAGTTAAAAATATCTTTTCAAAATCTTTAGCTTTAAAAGCAGCTTCCTGATAACTAGCCACTCTAATTATTTTAGCTTGGGCAGTTAATTTAGTGTCTAATTTGAGCTCTTGACGTTCAAAACGAAGATAAGTAATCTCAGTTTGTTGAGCAGCTTTAATAGCATTTTTGCTTATTTTATCTGCAAAAGGATGAGTAGCATCAATAATTTGAGTTATTTTTTGACTTTTAATTAAATCAATTAAAGCTTTTGTATCCATTCTTTTTTTAATAACTGGTATTTCAAATTTTTCCTTAATCAATTCTTGGCCATAATCAGTTGTTACTGATGCTATTATTCTTTTTTGCTTTTCTTTTAAAGCTGAAATTATTTGATAACTATCAGAACTTCCAGCAATAATTAAAATCATACATTATAACCTCTGGGAGTAATTATTTTATTATTAGCAGCATAACTTTGAGAGTTTCCAATAATTACAGTTGATAGCATATCTACTTTAGTTAAGGGTAAATTTTCTAAATCAGTAATCAGAACTTCTTCTCCCTCTCTTGAAATATTTTTTACTATTCCAACAGGAGTTTTAGGATCACGCTCTTTTAAATAAATTTCTCTTGCTTTTTTTAGCTGCTTTTTTCTTCTACTGCTGCGCGGATTATATAAAACTGTAATTAAATCTGCCGCTGCTGCTGCTTTTAATCTTTTTAAAATAACTTCCCAGGGAGTTAAAATATCACTTAAACTAATTACTGCATAATCATGCATTAAAGGTGCTCCCAAAACAGCTGCTGCTGCATTTGCTGCTGTTATTCCTGGTAAAACTTTTATTTTAATTTCAGCTGCTTCTACTTCAGCCATTTCTAAGGCTAAACCAGCCATTCCATAAACACCAGGGTCACCACTACTAATTAAAGCTACTTTTTTACCAGAATTTGCATATTCAATTGCTTTTTTTACTCTTTCCTTTTCTTTGCTCATTCCACTAACATAAGTTTCTTGCTCTTTACCAATTATTTCTTCTATACATTTAAGATAAGTTGTATAACCAACTATAATGTCTACAGATTTTAAAGTCTGATAAGCCTCACGGCTCATACTAGCTAAATCACCTGGGCCAATTCCAATAACATAAAGATCTTCAGTTAACAATTTAAATCAATCCTTCCTTATTTTAAATACTTAATAAATTAAATTTTAGTATTAATAATATTTATAAACTAATAAATTAGAACTTAATTATTCAATAAAATAACTAATATTAGTCACCTGATCTAACAAAACCTTATTATGTGATACAATAATAAAAGATTGTGGTATTTTATTTAAAATTTTAATCATTCTTTTTACAGATTGCTTATCTAAACTGGCAAATGGTTCATCTAATAATAAAATATCAGGTTCCATTGCTAAGACCGCAGCAAAAGCTATTATTTTTTTCTGACCTTGAGATAAATTATAAGTAACCTTTTTTTCAAAACCTTCCATTTTAACTAAAGCCAATTTTTGAGCAACAATTGCTTTTGCTTCAGCTTTAGATTTCCCCAAATTAATCGGGCCAAAAGCAATATCTTCTTCAACTGTAGGAGAAAAAAGTTGATTATCTGAATCCTGAAATAAATAACCTATTCTTTCTCTAATTTCAATGAAATCTTCTTCTTTTTCTCTTTTTTGACCAAATATTTTTATTTGCCCAGCATCAGGCTTTAAAAGGCCCATAATTAATTTAAAAAAAGTTGTTTTACCACAGCCATTATCACCAATCAAGGCTATTCTATCTCCCTTTTTTAAACTAAAATTAAAGTCCTCTAAAATACAATCATCCTTTTCATAACTAAAAGCTAAATTTTTTACTTTTATCATTTTAAATCAAGCCTTCCTTAATTACAAATATTAAACTCAAACTAACTACTAGAGCAATTGTAAATAAAATATCAATTTTTTTTATTTTAAAATCATCAAAAAATATAAATTTACCTTTAAAGCCTCTACAAATCATGGCCTCATAAACTTTTTGAGAGCGCTCATAACTTTTAATTAAAAGCATTGCAATTAAATAGGCATAAGATTTATAAGTATGCAGATTAGTTTTTGCTTTAAAAGCTCTCATCAACATCGCTTCATTTAAACTATTATATTCTTTTTTTATAATATGCAAATAACGATAAACAAAGAAAAATAAATAAATTAATTTTTCAGCTACTTTTAATCTATATAAAGCATGAATAAGATTAGACATAGTAGTAGTTGTTAAAAGAGAAATAATTAAGAGCATAATGGCATTAGAACGCAGAGTTATTTTTAAAGCATAATAGACACCTTCAATTGTTAAACTAAATTTTCCAAAACTAACTAATATCTCTCCTGGAAAAGTAAATGGGATAAAAATCCAAATAATAATTATAAAAAAATTAATCATTAATAATTTTTTAAAAAGGAATTTAATTTCTATTTTACTATTAAAAATTAAGATAATCGCTAAAAATAAAAAATACGTTAAAGTTACTAAATCTTTTGTTAAAGCAATTATAAAAGCTGTTAAAAAAGCAACTATTATCTTTAAACGGGGATCAAGCTGGTGTACCCAGCTGTCCCCGTAAGTATTTTTTTGCTCAACTAACATTACTTATTCCCTTTTCTAAAATATAAAGCGACTCCCATCAAACCAAATATATAACCAATTCCACCTATTATTTCTGTAAAACTAGGGCCAGTATCTTGATTTGCTTGAATAATACTTTTTTTAATTGGAGCTAATTTTTTATCTAATTCTTCTGCAATGATTTTTCTTAGCTGCTCTTCATTCACAGTCTGAGCTTTTGCTTTCAAATCTGAATTTGTTGCAGATCCCTCTTGACTAAGAGCTGGTAATTCTGATTCAGTTATTGAATATTCAGCCTGATGACCCATGCCTGCATTCATTTTTAATTCTAAATCTGTTTTAGCTGGAATTTGAATTTCACAAACTCCATTTGCATCTGTTGTTCCCTCAGCCAATAATTTGCCTGCTTTATTATGTACTGTAATTTCTGCATTTTTAGCAGGAGATCCATCTCCAAAACCACCTTCTGCTATAATCTTATCACCTTCAACATAAGCATACAAAATAACTTTATGAGCAAAAGCTGGTAAAGAAAAAGATACAATGATTGCTAATAAGCTCACTAATAAAATTAAGTTTTTAAATCTTTTTTCTAAAATCATTTCTTATACAACTCCTCTAAAATAATTGGCTTAATTTTTTTAATTGAAAATATAACAAAAACACTAATAATCCCTTCAATAATCATTACTGGTACATGACTGACAATTGTTAATTTAGCAATTTTTAAAAATGAATCATTTGTGAAAAATAAAGATAGGGCTACCATTAGTGCAGTTATAAATACCGATAAAGCTCCACTAAAAAAGGCAGTAGTCCCTAAGAAAAAACGGGTATTTTTAAAATCATATAACTTAAAAAATTGATGTGCTATAATAGCTGGTAAGGCAACATTTAGGGTGTTAACCCCTAAAACAGTAATCCCACCAAACTGAAATAAAATACTCTGTAAAAATAAAGCGATTAAAACAGCTGGGAAAACCTGCCAGCCAAGTATAATCCCTGAAATACCATTTAAAAGTAGATGGACACTTGTTGGCCCAAGGGGAACATGAATTAAAGAAGCCACAAATAAAGCAGCAGATATAATAGCTGTTTTAGGTATATCTTTATCTTTCATTGTTTTTAAACCGATAGCAACTCCTGCAGCAGATGCTATTCCACCGCCAATTAAAACAGGGGCTGATAAGACTCCTTCCGAAATATGCAATTAAACTCACTCCTTTCAAAGTGCTAACAAATTAATTGTTATTAAATAATAATTATGATAAAATGACTTTAAGCCATGATATGAAGGGAGAAGGCTCAAAATGAGCCCTCTTTAATTTATTGGGAACTAAATTAATTCATATCATGTGCTTTTACCCACATTACTGCACCAATTTCATGATCTTTACCCTCAATTTTTTCTCCTTCCATCAAAGCTGCAAAACCCCACCAACCTGATTTAGGAATAGAATAAGCAAAAACTCCATTTTTATCTGCTTTAACTACCTGAGTATAGAAAGAATCAGCAGGAACTTCAACTCCACTATTATTTAAGCCACTAAAAGCTCCCTCATTTAGATATTCAATTTCTACTTCTGCATAAGGAACAGCTTTACCATCTTTTTTTACAATTGCTCTAAAACTATTTCCTGTCCATAAACCATAAGGTCTAGCTAAAGGAACTATTTCTGCTTTTTGACCAATTTCTCGGTCCCAATCACTAGGCATCCCCATTTTATTAACTACAATTTTAGTATATTGAGTTATGTAAGCATCTTCACTTGCTTCATAATAAGGTGCTGGTTCTAAATAAAATAAATAGTCACCAGGAGCTTTAGTTTTATAATTAGTCTTCCAGGCTTGAGAACCAAAATATTCAAATGATTCTAATTCAGAAGTTAAATCTTTTTCTCGCCCTTTATTAACTACAGCAAATTTTTCTGGTTTATTCATTTCCATTGTGTGAGAGGCTTCCATTGGATGAGTAAAAATTAACTGTAAACCAATTTCTTCTGCTTCCCCATTACTAATTGTCTCATCTGTAGGTAAAATAAGCTGAAAATGAGCAGATACACTCAAAGTTAAAATGAAAATTAAAAGCATTGAAAATAAAACTGTTTTCTTAAACATTTAAATCACCCTTTTTTTAAATTTTTAGTTTTTGCTTGCTTAAATCTAAATCAAAATATAATTTCCCCTTTAATTACTAAACTCACCTCCTTTTTTAATTTTTATAATTAATTATCCAGGCTGAAGCTTAATTAAAATCAGCCCAGATAAAATAATTAACTTTTAATCAATTAACTTTGCAACTTTTTTAACATAAGCTTCTCTAACTCCTTGATATTCACCTAAGCCTTGGAGCTGAATCTCTACTTCATAACCAGCTGCTTCTAACTGATTTTTCCAGCTATCTTCTTCTTGACCAGCCATATCATTTTGGGCATGATCTCCAGCAACTAACATTAATGGTGCCAATTTAACTTTTTGATAAGCTTTATTTTTTAAGTGTTTAATAACCTGTTCTAACTCAGGATAGCCTTCAACAGTTCCTACATAATAGTTATCCATTCCCTTATCTTTTAAAACATAATCAAAAGTTGCATAAACAGAATTAGCAGCATGTTCACTTCCATGTCCCATCAACACAACAGCTTCTTTTTCTGGATCAGTTACTTTTACTTCAGCATCTATGGTCTCTGCTAATTTAAAATAATCTTTAGTTTTAGTTAAAAGAGCTCTTCCATATTCTAAAATTCTAAATTTGTTTTCATATTTCTTAACTACCCTAACTAAATCATGGAATTCACTCCCATTAATAATATGTAAAGGCTGCACAATTACCTGTTGATAACCTGCTTGATATAATTTTTCTAAGGCTGTTTCTGGATTATTAATATGAAGATTATCCCTTCTTTTTAATTTTTCAATAATCATTCCAGAAGTAAAAGCTCTTTTTAAATCATAATCAGGAAAATTATCACTAATTTCCTTTTCACAAGCTGCAATAGTCTTTTTTCTAGTTTCATGATAACTAGTTCCAAAACTAACAACTAAAACTGCTTTTTTCTCTTTTTCTCCTGCTCGATATTCGTGAGCAAAATTTTTATCATATAGTTTTGATTTCTGATAATCACTATCTAAAAAATCACCAACTAAAATTAAAGCAGTTTTTTTAATTCCAGCTGCTTTTACTTCAGCCGCGATTTCACCTAGAGTAGATTTAATAACTTTTTGTTCTGGCCAAGAAGCTTTAGCTACAATAGCAGCCGGAGTAGTTAATGGATATTCTTTACTTAGATTATCTACTACTTCTTCTATCATCTGCACACTTAAAAAGATAGCCATTGAAGCTTGATGTTGAGCTAAGCTAGCTAATTTTTCTTTTTCAGGAACTGGAGTTCTACCAGCCTGCCTTGTTAAAATTACAGTTTGGGAAACATCAGGTAAAGTATATTCTGCTTCTAAAGCTGCTGCTGCAGCTAAAAATGAACTTACACCTGGTATAATCTGATAGTCAATTTCATTTTCTACTAAAATATCTATTTGTTCTTTAATCGCTCCATAAATTGAAGGATCTCCTGTATGAACTCTTGCTACATTCTGATCAGCTGCTTTTGCTTCTTTTATTATTTCAATGACCTGGTCTAAACTTAAATTAGCACTATTATAAACTTTAGCATCTTGATTATATTTTAAAACTTCTGGATTAACTAAAGAACCAGCATAAATAATAATTTCTGAATTTTCTATAGCTTTTTTTCCCTTAATCGTTAATAATTCTGGGTCACCAGCTCCGGCTCCAATAAGATATACTTTCATTTAAATCCCCTCTCTTTTAACAATCATCAAAGTTAAATAAGCAATTTTTTCATCTTTAAAATAATCAATATCTTCTGTATAAAATTCATCTTCAAAACCACATTTACTAGCAATAACTACATTCTTTTTTAAATCTAACTTATCTAAAACTGGATAAACAGTTTTGTAATTACGACTCAGTTTTAAAATAATAACTGTTTCAAATAGAGCAAAAACTTTTTCTAAATACTCTTCACTTTTAACATCAGAAATAATAGCTGTATTTTCTTTTCCTTCTGCTAAAGCTAAATTATATTTAGCTGCACTAGCTGTAATAGAATTAATACCAGGCACAGTTTCTACTTCAATTTCATTATTCCATTTTTTTATTTTTTCTAACATATAAGAATAAGTACTATAAAGTAAAGGATCACCTATGGTCACAAAAGCAACACTTTTACCTGAATTAAGTAAATCATTTATTTTTTCAGCTGCTTGACAGCGTGATTTTTCTAACTCACTTTTTTTCTTGGACATTTTAAATTCTAACCGAATAAATTTTTCTTGATCTGCAATTAAGTTAGATATAATTTCTAAGGCTCGACTAGAGTCACTATTTGTTGAAACAGGAGTACAGATATAATCAACATTTTTTAAAGTTTCTACAGCTTTTAAAGTCAAAAGACCAGAATCACCTACCCCTACCCCGACCCCATAAAATTTCTTAGCCAAATTTATTCCTCCCTCTGAGCACTAATAACATAAATTGGAGTTAGTGCTTTAAACATTTTATAATTTTTTATATTTCTAGTTCTAGTTACAGCTACATTAACAATTTCTAATTTATAATTTAAGGCTTCTAATTTTGAAATGCCAGTTATTAAAGTATTTAAAGTTACTGCTGTTAATACAATTCTTCCTCTTTTTTTGAGTTTCTGGTCAGCTTGTTCAAGAATCTCAGCCAAATGACCGCCACTACCACCAATAAATATTCTATCTGCTTCTGGCAGAGCATCCATTTTAAGAGGAGCTTCACTTTTTATTAGTTGAATATTATTTAACTTAAAATTTTCAATATTTTTTTTGATTAAATTTAAGGCCTCAGCCTTTCTTTCTAAAGCATATACCTGACCAGATTTTAAGGCTAAACCCATTTCTACAGAAATACTACCACTTCCTGCTCCAATATCGTAAGCAATTTGTTTACTTTTTAATCTTAACTTAGAGATGATTACCGCTCTTAGTTCTGACTTAGTCATTGGAACTTCACCTCTAATAAAATAATCATCTGGAATTCCAGGACTATTATATTTCCATTCTGCCACTAAAATCACCTTCTAAATCTAATTTATAGTCTCTTTCATTTTTAGCTAAAATAATCATTACTGTTAGCTTAGAAAATTTCTTTTCTTTTATTTCCACAGCAGTACCAGCTGTTATTTTTTCAGATTGATAAGAAAGATTTTCAAAGACAAAGATTTCTTGATCATTAACTCCATTTTCTAATAAATATTCTGCAATTTTATTCGGGGGAAATTTATTATCTGTAAAAAAACCAACTTTATTATTTTTCTGCAGTAGTTGTAATAATTTAGCTTTATTATCTTTGCCGTGTAGACTTGTTATTTGCAAATCATTCCAATTGATTTTAATCTTAGCTGCTGCCAGCTGTAAAGCACTAATCCCAGGAATCACTTCTAAAATTCTAGCATCTAATTCCCGCCTTAAATAATTCAGTAAGCTATATAGACCAGGGTCTCCAGAAACTAAAACCGCAATTTTTTGTTTCTGATAATTATTCAAGATATAATTTTTAATATCTTTTAAAGGTGTTTTGATCTTTATTTTTTCTACTTCTAAATCAGGAAAAAGATCTAATGCTCGCTGGCCTCCAATTAAAACATCCATCTGGTATATTATTTTTTCACTTTTTTTTAATAAATAATCTCCATTTCCCGGACCAATCCCTAAAACATAAACTTTATTCAAAATCAAAATCCTCCTTAGCTCCTTGAGTCAAAGCAATAATCCCTTGCTTTAAACTAAAAATTACAGCTTCTGTTTTAATTTTATTTTCCAATTTTTCTTCTGTTTTTTGAACTACAGCAGCTGCTAACTGATCTAAAACTGACTGCATATTATTTTCTAATAAATAAGCAGCTATTTCTTCTGCTGTATTTGCAGCAAATATGTCTTTTATATTTTGCTGTTTAGCCCCAAGTAAAGCTGCGTGAGCAGCAATTATTTCTTTTCTAGCATCTGCTTTTTTACTATGAGTATTAAAAATACCTCCAGCTACTTTAACAATTTTACCAATATGACCCAAAATAATAATTTCATCTAAATTAAGATCTTTAGCTTCAACTAACATAAAACCAACAAAATTACTCATTCTAATAATTCTTTCTTCTTTAAAACCAGCTTTGAGAGCTATTTTTTTGCCATGATTTCCAAAAACAAAAATTAATTTTTTTTGCTTTAAAGCAACTGCTTGCTTTAACTCAATCGCTAAAGAATCTTTATAAGCTGATTCGGACATTGGTTCTACTATTCCAGTTGTACCTAAAATTGAAATTCCACCTTTAATTCCTAATTTAGGATTAAAAGTTTTTTTGGCAATTTCTACTGCAGCTGGGGCTGAAATAGTTAATTCAAATCTATGATTAAGTGGAAAAACAGATTGAACAGCTTTTTTTATCATTTTTCTGGGCTCAGGATTAACAGCTGCCTGGCCAACATCCATTTTTAAACCAGGTTTTGTTATTTTGCCAATTCCACAACCTGCTTTAATAATTACTTCTGTCTCTTTTTTACTTATATCTTTTTTTAGTAATTTCAGATCAACAGTAATTTTTAGACCATCTGTCTGATCAGGATCATCACCAGCATCTTTAATAATAGCAGCCCGAGCTTTATCTGCTGTATAAAAACAATCTAAAACATCCATTTCGACTGCAATTCCAGCTGGAGTATTAATCACTACCTGTTGAATTTTTTTTTGAGCTAATAACATTTCAGCAGCAGCCTTAGCTGCTCCAGCAGTAGTGGTCCCAGTTGTATAGCCCAAGCGATATTTTTTACCACCCTTTTCAATATATTGCTCAAAGCTCATAATTAATCCTCAAGCATATAAAGTACAGAATTAACAACGGAAGCAGCTATTGCACTCCCACCTTTACGTCCTGCCAAAGAAATATGAGGTATCTTACTTGCTATCAATTCAGCTTTAGATTCTGCAGCTCCTACATAACCTACAGGAGTACCTACAATAAAATCTATTTCTTTTCCAGCTTCAGCTAAATTTAATAATTCAAAAAGTGCAGTTGGAGCATTACCAACAGCAAATATTTTTTTGCCTGGTAAGTCTACTGCTTTACGCATAGCCATAATAGATCTAGTTAAAGAAGTTTTTTTAGCTTTTTCTCTTACATCTTCATCTGAAATAAAGCATTTAACTTCTCCTCCATATTCAGCCAATTTTCTTTTGTTGATACCTGCTTTAAGCATTGAAACATCTGTTATAATATCTGCTCCCTCTCTAATTAATTGGCTCATTTTTTCGATAGCAGCTGGTGAAAATTTGACTTTTGTTGCTAATTTAGGTTCTGCTGAAGCATGAATCACCCTTTTTATTGTTTTTAATTCTGATTCACTACAGTCTAATTTCCCTATTTCTTGATCAATCATTCTCATACTCTTAGCTTCAATTTCGTATGGATTAGTATCTTCCATTTGTTTTCAGCTCCTTATTTTAATAGTTTATTTAAATTAAGATTCAAACCAAGTTTAATTAAATAGTAATTTTTAACTATTTTTCGATTCCTACTCTAGCTTGAACTCCTTTTTGATAATAATGTTTAATTTCTTTCATTTCAGTTACCAAATCAGCTCTTTCTATGATTTCTGCTGCTGCATTGCGGCCAGTTATTACAACTTCTACCCCTGAATCACGAGCATCTATAACTTCTATTAACTCTGCTGCTGAAAAGAGATCATAATAAACTGCAATATTTGCTTCATCTAAAATAACTACTTCATATTCTCCTGATTTTAAAATTTCAGCAACTTCTAATAGCCCAGCTTTAGCTGCATTAATATCATCTTTGTTTGGCTGACCATTAATAAAACATTTTAAACCATATTGTTTAATCTCTACATTTTTCAGCTGAGAAAAACTATTTAATTCACTATATTTCATTCCTTTAACAAACTGGGCGATATAAACTTTTTTGCCAGCTCCTACAGCCCTTAAAGCCAAGCCAAAAGAAGCAGTTGTTTTTCCTTTTCCATTACCAGTATAAACTTGAACCATACCTTGCATTTTAAGCCACCTCTTATTAAATTAGTCTGCAAAAATAATTTTATATAATGCTTTTAGATCAATATATTTTTTAAATTCTTCTGCCAAATAATTATAATTATCTTCTCTAATTTGAGCTGCAGTTTTTAGATTAACTATGCTAGCTTGATAACCCTTTTTTTCTAATAAGTAATTAAGTAGGGCATTTCTGAAATTATCATTTATAAATATATTATGAATATAAGTTCCCCAAACATTAGCAGCTTTGTTCACAGCTCCATCATTAATAATTTTGTCTGTTTTATTTAATTTTTTTCTTTTTAACTTAAAGACTGCTTCTTCAGATTCATTCAAGGTCCTACCCTGATGAATCTCATAACCACTTAAATTTTTAAATTTCTTGTCTTGTAAAAATTTCAATTCATTTAAAGTTTCAGCTTTAACCTGACGTCTTATTTTCTTTTTTTCTAAAATAGTTGTAGTTTTCAAAAGGGAGAGCCCCTCAATTTCATTCTCTTTTCCTTCATAATGATTTGGATCCTTTATTTTTTGA includes these proteins:
- the cobI gene encoding precorrin-2 C(20)-methyltransferase; translated protein: MAKKFYGVGVGVGDSGLLTLKAVETLKNVDYICTPVSTNSDSSRALEIISNLIADQEKFIRLEFKMSKKKSELEKSRCQAAEKINDLLNSGKSVAFVTIGDPLLYSTYSYMLEKIKKWNNEIEVETVPGINSITASAAKYNLALAEGKENTAIISDVKSEEYLEKVFALFETVIILKLSRNYKTVYPVLDKLDLKKNVVIASKCGFEDEFYTEDIDYFKDEKIAYLTLMIVKREGI
- a CDS encoding precorrin-8X methylmutase: MEDTNPYEIEAKSMRMIDQEIGKLDCSESELKTIKRVIHASAEPKLATKVKFSPAAIEKMSQLIREGADIITDVSMLKAGINKRKLAEYGGEVKCFISDEDVREKAKKTSLTRSIMAMRKAVDLPGKKIFAVGNAPTALFELLNLAEAGKEIDFIVGTPVGYVGAAESKAELIASKIPHISLAGRKGGSAIAASVVNSVLYMLED
- the cbiT gene encoding precorrin-6Y C5,15-methyltransferase (decarboxylating) subunit CbiT — translated: MAEWKYNSPGIPDDYFIRGEVPMTKSELRAVIISKLRLKSKQIAYDIGAGSGSISVEMGLALKSGQVYALERKAEALNLIKKNIENFKLNNIQLIKSEAPLKMDALPEADRIFIGGSGGHLAEILEQADQKLKKRGRIVLTAVTLNTLITGISKLEALNYKLEIVNVAVTRTRNIKNYKMFKALTPIYVISAQREE
- the cbiM gene encoding cobalt transporter CbiM; this encodes MHISEGVLSAPVLIGGGIASAAGVAIGLKTMKDKDIPKTAIISAALFVASLIHVPLGPTSVHLLLNGISGIILGWQVFPAVLIALFLQSILFQFGGITVLGVNTLNVALPAIIAHQFFKLYDFKNTRFFLGTTAFFSGALSVFITALMVALSLFFTNDSFLKIAKLTIVSHVPVMIIEGIISVFVIFSIKKIKPIILEELYKK
- a CDS encoding DUF4198 domain-containing protein, which gives rise to MFKKTVLFSMLLIFILTLSVSAHFQLILPTDETISNGEAEEIGLQLIFTHPMEASHTMEMNKPEKFAVVNKGREKDLTSELESFEYFGSQAWKTNYKTKAPGDYLFYLEPAPYYEASEDAYITQYTKIVVNKMGMPSDWDREIGQKAEIVPLARPYGLWTGNSFRAIVKKDGKAVPYAEVEIEYLNEGAFSGLNNSGVEVPADSFYTQVVKADKNGVFAYSIPKSGWWGFAALMEGEKIEGKDHEIGAVMWVKAHDMN
- the cbiD gene encoding cobalt-precorrin-5B (C(1))-methyltransferase CbiD, producing MSFEQYIEKGGKKYRLGYTTGTTTAGAAKAAAEMLLAQKKIQQVVINTPAGIAVEMDVLDCFYTADKARAAIIKDAGDDPDQTDGLKITVDLKLLKKDISKKETEVIIKAGCGIGKITKPGLKMDVGQAAVNPEPRKMIKKAVQSVFPLNHRFELTISAPAAVEIAKKTFNPKLGIKGGISILGTTGIVEPMSESAYKDSLAIELKQAVALKQKKLIFVFGNHGKKIALKAGFKEERIIRMSNFVGFMLVEAKDLNLDEIIILGHIGKIVKVAGGIFNTHSKKADARKEIIAAHAALLGAKQQNIKDIFAANTAEEIAAYLLENNMQSVLDQLAAAVVQKTEEKLENKIKTEAVIFSLKQGIIALTQGAKEDFDFE
- the cbiE gene encoding precorrin-6y C5,15-methyltransferase (decarboxylating) subunit CbiE, producing MNKVYVLGIGPGNGDYLLKKSEKIIYQMDVLIGGQRALDLFPDLEVEKIKIKTPLKDIKNYILNNYQKQKIAVLVSGDPGLYSLLNYLRRELDARILEVIPGISALQLAAAKIKINWNDLQITSLHGKDNKAKLLQLLQKNNKVGFFTDNKFPPNKIAEYLLENGVNDQEIFVFENLSYQSEKITAGTAVEIKEKKFSKLTVMIILAKNERDYKLDLEGDFSGRMEI